A genomic segment from Luteibacter aegosomatis encodes:
- a CDS encoding homocysteine S-methyltransferase family protein, with amino-acid sequence MSTLPWLHPDRVALIEKGLAERIMILDGGMGTMLQGHKLDESGYRGERFSGGHDSLHEHDHPGECDLKGNNDLLLLTQPQIIKGVHRAYLEAGADFIETNTFNATRVSQADYHLEHLVPELNREGARLAREACDEMTRLTPDKPRFVIGVLGPTSRTASISPDVNDPGFRNIDFEELKANYIESARALIEGGADTIMVETIFDTLNAKAALFALSELFNELGARVPVMISGTITDRSGRTLSGQTAEAFFYSVEHIQPLSVGLNCALGAEDLRPHVQMLARIANAAVSTHPNAGLPNAFGEYDETPESMAATIRDFAANGLINIVGGCCGTTPAHIAAIAEAVSPYPPRIRQASANAA; translated from the coding sequence ATGAGCACCCTTCCCTGGCTCCATCCCGACCGCGTCGCCCTCATCGAGAAAGGCCTCGCCGAGCGGATCATGATCCTCGACGGCGGCATGGGCACCATGCTGCAAGGCCATAAGCTGGACGAATCGGGCTACCGCGGCGAACGCTTTTCCGGCGGCCACGACAGCCTGCACGAGCACGACCACCCGGGCGAATGCGACCTCAAGGGCAACAACGACCTGCTGCTGCTCACCCAGCCGCAGATCATCAAGGGCGTGCACCGTGCCTATCTCGAAGCGGGTGCCGATTTCATCGAGACCAACACCTTCAACGCCACGCGCGTGAGCCAGGCCGATTACCACCTCGAGCACCTCGTGCCCGAGCTCAACCGCGAAGGCGCCCGGCTGGCCCGCGAGGCCTGCGACGAGATGACCCGGTTGACGCCGGACAAGCCGCGTTTCGTCATCGGCGTGCTCGGCCCCACCAGCCGCACGGCGTCGATTTCGCCCGACGTGAACGACCCCGGCTTCCGCAATATCGACTTCGAGGAGCTGAAGGCCAACTACATCGAATCGGCCCGCGCGCTCATCGAAGGCGGCGCCGACACGATCATGGTGGAAACCATCTTCGACACCCTCAACGCCAAGGCCGCGCTGTTCGCGCTCTCGGAACTGTTCAACGAACTGGGCGCGCGCGTGCCGGTGATGATCTCCGGCACCATCACCGACCGTTCCGGTCGCACGCTCTCGGGCCAGACCGCCGAAGCCTTCTTCTATTCGGTGGAGCATATCCAGCCGCTGTCGGTAGGCCTCAACTGCGCGCTCGGCGCCGAAGACCTGCGCCCGCACGTGCAGATGCTCGCCCGCATCGCCAACGCGGCGGTCAGCACGCACCCGAACGCGGGCCTGCCGAACGCCTTCGGCGAATACGACGAAACGCCCGAGAGCATGGCCGCCACCATCCGCGACTTCGCGGCGAACGGCCTCATCAACATCGTCGGCGGCTGTTGCGGCACCACGCCCGCGCATATCGCCGCGATCGCCGAGGCCGTTTCCCCCTACCCGCCCCGCATCCGCCAGGCCAGCGCGAACGCCGCATGA
- a CDS encoding efflux RND transporter periplasmic adaptor subunit, whose amino-acid sequence MKPLPLRTSLLAAGLVAALAACHKQEAPQQPPPPEVGVVSAQPQDVPLVQDQVGRLSAYRTADVRARVPGILLHRLYEEGTDVKAGQPLFKIDPQPLKAELDQQVAQLASARASAANAKAQADRARGLIGKNYVSRQDLDTAEANERTANAAVKQGEAAVQAAKINLGFTDVVSPIDGRAGQQQVTEGALVGQNETTLLTQVDQIDQLYVNFSMSVNDLDTMRRAAAAGAATLSDTTKSTVTIQLPDGSDYTEKGQLDFSSATVNPQTGTVNLRAKLANPDMRLLPGQFVTVKADLGSLHNVFLVPQAAVLRDANSAYVMVVGEGHMKDPQSGQDKTVPSAAVRRPIQADRISGENWVVTGGLKPGDQIIVQGLPKARENAPVKASPAAATAPTGDLKGQVAPQATAGGKQ is encoded by the coding sequence ATGAAACCCCTGCCCCTGCGCACTTCCCTGCTGGCCGCCGGCCTCGTCGCCGCACTCGCCGCCTGCCACAAGCAGGAAGCTCCCCAGCAGCCGCCCCCGCCGGAAGTCGGCGTCGTTTCGGCCCAGCCGCAGGACGTTCCGCTCGTCCAGGACCAGGTCGGCCGACTCTCCGCCTACCGCACGGCCGACGTCCGCGCCCGCGTCCCGGGCATCCTGCTGCACCGCCTCTATGAGGAGGGCACCGACGTCAAGGCCGGCCAGCCGCTCTTCAAGATCGATCCGCAGCCGCTGAAGGCCGAACTCGACCAGCAGGTGGCGCAGCTCGCCTCGGCCCGCGCCTCGGCGGCCAACGCCAAGGCCCAGGCCGATCGCGCCCGCGGCCTGATCGGCAAGAACTACGTCTCGCGCCAGGACCTCGACACCGCCGAGGCCAACGAGCGCACGGCCAATGCCGCGGTCAAGCAGGGCGAAGCCGCCGTGCAGGCCGCGAAGATCAACCTCGGCTTCACCGACGTGGTCTCGCCCATCGACGGCCGCGCGGGCCAGCAGCAGGTGACCGAAGGCGCCCTCGTGGGCCAGAACGAAACCACCCTGCTGACCCAGGTCGACCAGATCGACCAGCTCTACGTGAACTTCAGCATGTCGGTGAACGACCTCGACACCATGCGCCGCGCCGCCGCCGCCGGTGCCGCCACGCTGTCGGACACCACCAAGTCCACCGTCACGATCCAGTTGCCCGACGGTTCCGACTACACCGAGAAGGGCCAGCTCGACTTCTCCTCGGCCACGGTCAACCCGCAGACCGGCACGGTGAACCTCCGCGCGAAGCTCGCCAATCCCGACATGCGCCTGCTGCCGGGCCAGTTCGTGACGGTGAAGGCCGACCTGGGCAGCCTGCACAACGTGTTCCTCGTGCCGCAGGCCGCCGTGCTGCGCGACGCCAACTCGGCGTACGTGATGGTCGTCGGCGAAGGCCACATGAAGGATCCGCAGTCCGGCCAGGACAAGACCGTCCCCTCCGCCGCCGTGCGTCGTCCGATCCAGGCCGATCGCATCAGCGGCGAGAACTGGGTGGTCACCGGCGGCCTCAAGCCGGGTGACCAGATCATCGTGCAGGGCCTGCCCAAGGCACGCGAAAACGCACCGGTGAAGGCGTCGCCCGCCGCGGCGACCGCGCCCACCGGCGATCTCAAAGGCCAGGTGGCCCCGCAGGCCACGGCCGGCGGCAAGCAGTAA
- a CDS encoding acyl-CoA dehydrogenase family protein, with the protein MDFRFTDDQLSIQSIAREFAQKRIAPVAAELDAKGEFPLDNIREMGQLGLMGIEVPEEYGGAGMDPVAYVLAMVEIAAADAATSTIMSVNNSLFCNGILKNGTEEQKQKYVRAIASGEAIGAYALTEPQSGSDASNMHTRAVKNADGDWVINGKKSWITSGPVARYIVLFAVTTPGIGAKGVSAFVIDTQRPGFLAGKTEPKLGIRASATCEIEFHDYVCPKEDMLGAEGKGFSIAMGVLDAGRIGIASQAVGIARAAYEATLQWSRDRKAFGSPIGTFQMTQSKIADMKCKLDSALLLTLRAAWTKHQVEKTGGRFGTEASMAKLVASEAAMWITHQAVQIHGGMGYSKEMPLERYFRDAKITEIYEGTSEIQRLVIARAETGLR; encoded by the coding sequence ATGGATTTTCGTTTTACCGACGACCAGCTGTCGATCCAGTCCATCGCCCGTGAGTTCGCCCAGAAGCGCATCGCGCCGGTGGCCGCCGAACTCGACGCCAAGGGCGAGTTTCCGCTGGATAACATTCGCGAGATGGGCCAGCTGGGCCTGATGGGCATCGAAGTGCCGGAAGAGTACGGTGGCGCGGGCATGGACCCGGTCGCCTACGTGCTGGCCATGGTCGAGATCGCCGCGGCCGACGCCGCCACCTCGACCATCATGTCGGTGAACAATTCGCTCTTCTGCAACGGCATCCTGAAGAACGGCACCGAGGAGCAGAAGCAGAAGTACGTGCGCGCCATCGCCTCGGGCGAAGCCATCGGCGCCTATGCGCTCACCGAGCCGCAGTCGGGTTCCGACGCCTCCAACATGCACACCCGCGCGGTGAAGAACGCCGACGGCGACTGGGTCATCAACGGCAAGAAGAGCTGGATCACCTCCGGTCCCGTCGCGCGCTACATCGTGCTGTTCGCCGTGACCACGCCGGGCATCGGCGCCAAGGGCGTGTCGGCCTTCGTCATCGACACCCAGCGTCCCGGCTTCCTCGCCGGCAAGACCGAGCCCAAGCTCGGCATCCGCGCCTCGGCCACCTGCGAGATCGAATTCCACGATTACGTGTGCCCGAAGGAAGACATGCTCGGCGCGGAGGGCAAGGGCTTCTCCATCGCCATGGGCGTGCTCGACGCCGGCCGCATCGGTATCGCGTCGCAGGCCGTCGGGATCGCGCGCGCGGCTTACGAGGCCACGTTGCAGTGGTCGCGCGACCGCAAGGCCTTCGGCTCGCCGATCGGCACCTTCCAGATGACCCAGTCGAAGATCGCCGACATGAAGTGCAAGCTGGATTCGGCCCTGCTGCTGACGCTGCGCGCCGCGTGGACGAAGCACCAGGTCGAGAAGACCGGCGGCCGCTTCGGCACCGAGGCGTCGATGGCGAAGCTGGTGGCCTCCGAGGCCGCGATGTGGATCACGCACCAGGCGGTGCAGATCCATGGCGGCATGGGGTACTCCAAGGAAATGCCGTTGGAGCGTTACTTCCGCGACGCGAAGATCACCGAGATCTACGAGGGCACGAGCGAGATCCAGCGCCTGGTGATCGCGCGTGCGGAGACGGGGTTGCGCTGA
- the metH gene encoding methionine synthase, with amino-acid sequence MSIRYTRLSGLEPLVLTPDLNFINVGERTNVTGSAQFRKLIKEGRYEEAVDVARQQVENGAQIIDINMDEGLIDSEAAMTRFVNLISSEPDIARVPIMVDSSKWSVIEAGLRCMQGKGIVNSISMKEGEALFLEHARKVRQYGAAVVVMAFDEAGQADTKERKVEICSRAYELLVDRLDFPPEDIIFDPNIFAVATGIEEHNNYAVDFIEATRELKRRFPASHISGGVSNVSFSFRGNNPVREAIHSVFLYHAIAAGMDMGIVNAGALAIYDDLPEELRERVEDVVLNRRPDATERLLDIADTYKGGKGAAVVESAAWREKPVIDRLSHALVHGIDQYVVEDTEEARQLSSRPLDVIEGPLMAGMNVVGDLFGAGKMFLPQVVKSARVMKKAVAHLIPFIEEEKKLSGEVGKSNGKIVLATVKGDVHDIGKNIVGVVLQCNNFEVIDLGVMVPTQKILDIARAENADIIGLSGLITPSLEEMSQVAREMQRQDFQVPLMIGGATTSRAHTALRIEPHYKSPTVWVKDASRAVGVAQSLVSKDLVDEFIAKVRSEYAEVRERHRGRGTGKQLVPLAKARAQRYRGDWENYAPPVPKTPGITVFDDYDLAELRDYIDWSPFFNAWELAGKFPAILTDEVVGTQASELYRDAQAMLDRIVAEKWLTARGVIGFWPAAQVGDDIEVYAEPGTGKRKAAVTLRHLRQQADKPVERPDFCLSDFVAPKDADVQDWIGGFAVTAGIGIDEHVARFEATHDDYSSILLKALADRLAEAFAERMHERVRKEFWGYEPNESLDNDALINEAYRGIRPAPGYPACPEHTEKRSLFELLDATKHTGIELTDSFAMYPTAAVSGWYFSHPDSQYFVVGRLTREQVDDYAKRKGWERSEAERWLAPYLDYDPD; translated from the coding sequence ATGAGCATCCGTTATACCCGCCTCTCCGGCCTCGAGCCGCTGGTCCTCACCCCGGACCTCAACTTCATCAACGTCGGCGAACGCACCAACGTCACCGGCTCGGCGCAGTTCCGCAAGCTGATCAAGGAAGGCCGTTACGAAGAGGCCGTGGACGTCGCCCGCCAGCAGGTGGAGAACGGCGCGCAGATCATCGACATCAACATGGACGAAGGACTGATCGATTCCGAGGCCGCGATGACGCGCTTCGTGAACCTGATCTCGTCCGAGCCGGACATCGCCCGCGTGCCGATCATGGTCGATTCCTCCAAGTGGAGCGTGATCGAGGCCGGCCTGCGTTGCATGCAGGGCAAGGGCATCGTCAACTCCATCTCGATGAAGGAAGGCGAAGCGCTGTTCCTGGAGCATGCGCGCAAGGTGCGCCAATACGGCGCGGCCGTGGTGGTGATGGCCTTCGACGAGGCCGGCCAGGCCGACACCAAGGAACGCAAGGTCGAGATCTGCTCGCGCGCCTACGAGCTGCTGGTGGACCGGCTGGACTTCCCGCCCGAGGACATCATCTTCGACCCGAACATCTTCGCCGTCGCGACGGGTATCGAAGAGCACAACAATTACGCCGTGGATTTCATCGAAGCCACGCGCGAACTGAAGCGGCGCTTTCCCGCTTCGCACATCTCCGGCGGCGTCTCCAACGTCTCGTTCTCGTTCCGCGGCAACAACCCGGTGCGTGAAGCGATCCATTCGGTGTTCCTGTACCACGCCATCGCGGCAGGCATGGACATGGGCATCGTCAACGCCGGCGCCCTGGCGATCTACGACGACCTGCCGGAGGAGCTGCGCGAGCGTGTCGAGGACGTGGTGCTCAACCGCCGCCCGGACGCCACCGAACGCCTGCTCGACATCGCCGACACCTACAAGGGCGGCAAGGGCGCCGCGGTCGTCGAATCCGCCGCGTGGCGCGAAAAGCCCGTGATCGACCGCCTGAGCCACGCGCTGGTGCACGGGATCGACCAGTACGTGGTGGAAGACACCGAGGAAGCACGGCAGTTGTCCTCCCGGCCGCTCGACGTGATCGAGGGGCCGCTGATGGCCGGCATGAACGTGGTAGGCGATCTCTTCGGCGCGGGCAAGATGTTCCTGCCGCAGGTGGTGAAATCCGCACGCGTGATGAAGAAGGCCGTGGCCCACCTCATTCCCTTCATCGAGGAAGAGAAGAAACTCTCCGGCGAGGTGGGCAAGAGCAACGGCAAGATCGTGCTCGCCACCGTAAAGGGCGACGTGCACGACATCGGCAAGAACATCGTGGGCGTGGTGCTCCAGTGCAACAACTTCGAGGTGATCGACCTCGGCGTGATGGTGCCCACGCAGAAGATTCTCGACATCGCGCGCGCCGAGAACGCCGACATCATCGGCCTCTCCGGCCTCATTACGCCCTCGCTGGAAGAAATGAGCCAGGTGGCCCGCGAAATGCAGCGCCAGGATTTCCAGGTGCCGCTGATGATCGGCGGCGCCACCACCTCGCGCGCGCACACCGCGCTGCGCATCGAGCCGCACTACAAGTCGCCCACCGTTTGGGTGAAGGACGCTTCGCGCGCCGTGGGCGTGGCGCAGTCGCTGGTCAGCAAGGACCTCGTCGACGAATTCATCGCCAAGGTGCGCTCGGAATACGCCGAGGTGCGCGAACGGCATCGCGGGCGCGGCACCGGCAAGCAACTGGTGCCGCTGGCAAAGGCGCGCGCGCAGCGGTACCGGGGCGACTGGGAAAACTACGCACCTCCCGTCCCGAAGACGCCCGGCATCACGGTGTTCGACGACTACGACCTGGCCGAACTGCGCGACTACATCGACTGGTCACCGTTCTTCAACGCCTGGGAGCTGGCGGGCAAGTTCCCGGCCATCCTCACCGACGAGGTGGTCGGCACGCAGGCCAGCGAGCTTTATCGCGATGCCCAGGCGATGCTCGACCGCATCGTCGCCGAGAAGTGGCTCACCGCGCGGGGCGTGATCGGCTTCTGGCCCGCCGCCCAAGTAGGTGACGACATCGAGGTTTACGCGGAACCGGGCACCGGCAAGCGCAAGGCGGCGGTCACGCTGCGCCACCTTCGCCAGCAGGCCGACAAACCGGTGGAACGTCCCGATTTCTGCCTGTCCGATTTCGTCGCACCGAAGGACGCCGACGTGCAGGACTGGATCGGCGGTTTCGCCGTGACGGCCGGCATCGGCATCGACGAGCATGTGGCCCGATTCGAAGCCACCCACGACGACTATTCGTCGATCCTGCTCAAGGCCCTGGCCGACCGTCTCGCCGAGGCCTTCGCCGAGCGCATGCACGAGCGCGTGCGCAAGGAGTTCTGGGGGTATGAGCCCAACGAATCGCTCGACAACGACGCCCTGATCAACGAGGCCTATCGGGGTATCCGCCCCGCTCCCGGGTATCCGGCCTGCCCCGAACATACGGAGAAGCGCTCGTTGTTCGAACTGCTCGACGCGACGAAACACACCGGCATCGAACTCACGGACAGCTTCGCCATGTATCCCACGGCGGCGGTGTCGGGATGGTACTTCTCGCACCCCGACAGCCAGTATTTCGTGGTGGGACGACTCACGCGGGAACAGGTGGACGACTACGCGAAGCGCAAGGGCTGGGAGCGGTCGGAAGCAGAGCGCTGGCTGGCCCCGTACCTCGACTACGATCCCGACTGA
- a CDS encoding lipid-A-disaccharide synthase N-terminal domain-containing protein, which produces MHEVLADIHLIILTPWKLVGLLGTLLFTARWFVQFYATKKNKKVTVPMSFWYLSVSGSVLTLAYFIWGKNDSVGIIQTAFPMLVSFYNVFAHLRHKDTKETVKPGGPEDN; this is translated from the coding sequence ATGCACGAAGTACTCGCCGACATCCACCTCATCATCCTCACCCCCTGGAAGCTCGTCGGCCTCCTCGGCACCTTGCTCTTCACGGCGCGCTGGTTCGTGCAGTTCTACGCCACGAAGAAGAACAAGAAGGTCACGGTGCCGATGTCGTTCTGGTACCTCTCCGTGAGCGGCAGCGTGCTGACCCTGGCCTATTTCATCTGGGGCAAGAACGACTCGGTGGGCATCATCCAGACGGCGTTTCCGATGCTGGTGTCGTTCTACAACGTGTTCGCGCACCTGCGGCACAAGGACACCAAGGAAACCGTCAAGCCGGGCGGCCCCGAGGACAATTGA
- a CDS encoding efflux RND transporter permease subunit: protein MPSFFIDRPIFAWVVAILISLCGTIALLNMGIESYPNIAPPQVVVTATYPGASADTTEKTVTQVIEQQLTGIDHLLYFSSSSSSAGQATITLTFETGTDPDIAQVQVQNKVSLATPRLPSEVTQQGVVVAKSNPDFLMFVALTSSNPAIDGDRLTDLVSSQVLDQIARIPGVGNTRQLGSEYGMRIWVNPDKLRGYGLSASDLRNALSTQNVQFAAGSIGTDPAVNGQGFSATVSAEGRFTTAKEFSDIILRANNDGTVVRLKDVARVELGPQTYGFNAQYNGTATGSFGVQLLPGANALDVANAVRAKMDELSKSFPDGVTWFAPYDTTKFVVISIEEVVHTLVEAIILVFLVMLLFLQNFRATIIPTLVIPVALLGTFLGLSPLGFTINQLTLFGMVLAIGIVVDDAIVVIENVERIMSEEHLSPKEATRKAMGQITGAVVAITVVLAAVFVPSALQPGASGIIYKQFALTIAVSMGFSAFLALSFTPALCATILKNEHGKKKNILYRKFNDVFDWTTHTYSGHISSAVRHAPRWMIVFVLIGVLCGFLFTRLPTSFVPDEDQGFALAIVQLPPGSSIARTEKVMGDIRNIILKDPAVEGVFQISGFSFVGSGENVGMVFIRLKDWDVRDTTATEFIQQANGKMQAVRDATIFVVNLPTIRGLSQFGGIDMYLQARAGQSRDELTQARNQLLGAAAQNKALVGIRPNTLEDAPLLQLNVDRTQAQSMGLSVSDVYTAIQLTLAPVYVNDFQYGGRVKRVMVQADAPYRMGTNAFEHIFTPSGNAQATTASGTTGGSVASTSTATDNAMVPLSSVVHTKWTMAAPSLTRYNGYSAVEIVGNNAPGYSTGQAMGIVEEIVNDKLPKGFGYDWTGQSYQEILAGNSATMLMVLSIVIVFLCLAALYESWSIPVAVLLVVPLGMLGTVVFSMLRGLPNDIYFKIGLITVIGLAAKNAILIVEFAVEQQQGGKTLRDSVVEAARLRLRPILMTSMAFILGVLPLAISTGAGANSRHAIGTGVIGGMLFATFLGLLLIPVFYVVVRRMLGDKLDEASRKLPHHGPDDGHDPHGGGDGPGPVNTGPHAPNVGDVRAFDSDPRRGTDRP, encoded by the coding sequence ATGCCGAGTTTCTTCATCGATCGCCCCATCTTCGCGTGGGTGGTGGCGATCCTGATCAGCCTCTGCGGCACGATCGCCCTGCTCAACATGGGTATCGAGTCGTATCCGAACATCGCACCCCCGCAGGTGGTGGTCACCGCCACCTACCCGGGCGCGAGCGCGGACACGACCGAAAAGACCGTGACGCAGGTCATCGAGCAGCAGCTGACGGGTATCGACCACCTGCTCTACTTCTCGTCCTCGTCCAGCTCCGCCGGCCAGGCCACGATCACCCTCACCTTCGAGACCGGTACCGATCCCGACATCGCCCAGGTGCAGGTGCAGAACAAGGTGTCGCTCGCGACGCCGCGCCTGCCCTCGGAAGTGACCCAGCAGGGCGTGGTGGTGGCCAAGTCCAACCCGGACTTCCTGATGTTCGTGGCGCTCACCTCGAGCAACCCGGCCATCGACGGCGACCGCCTCACCGACCTGGTCTCCTCGCAGGTGCTCGACCAGATCGCGCGCATCCCCGGCGTGGGCAACACGCGCCAGCTGGGTTCCGAGTACGGCATGCGCATCTGGGTGAACCCGGACAAGCTGCGCGGCTACGGCCTCTCCGCGTCCGACCTGCGTAACGCGCTCAGCACGCAGAACGTGCAGTTCGCCGCGGGCTCCATCGGCACCGATCCGGCCGTGAACGGCCAGGGCTTCAGCGCCACCGTGTCGGCCGAGGGCCGCTTCACCACGGCCAAGGAGTTCAGCGACATCATCCTGCGCGCCAACAACGACGGCACGGTGGTGCGCCTGAAGGACGTCGCCCGCGTCGAGCTCGGTCCGCAGACGTACGGCTTCAACGCCCAGTACAACGGCACCGCCACCGGCTCGTTCGGCGTGCAGCTGCTGCCGGGCGCCAACGCGCTCGACGTGGCCAATGCCGTGCGCGCCAAGATGGACGAGCTCTCCAAGAGCTTCCCCGACGGCGTGACCTGGTTCGCCCCGTACGACACGACCAAGTTCGTGGTGATCTCCATCGAGGAAGTGGTGCATACCCTCGTCGAGGCGATCATCCTCGTCTTCCTCGTGATGCTGCTGTTCCTGCAGAACTTCCGCGCCACGATCATCCCCACCCTGGTCATCCCCGTGGCCCTGCTGGGCACCTTCCTGGGCCTGTCGCCGCTGGGCTTCACCATCAACCAGCTCACGTTGTTCGGCATGGTGCTGGCCATCGGCATCGTGGTGGACGACGCGATCGTGGTGATCGAGAACGTCGAGCGCATCATGAGCGAGGAACACCTCTCGCCCAAGGAAGCCACGCGCAAGGCGATGGGCCAGATCACCGGCGCGGTGGTGGCCATCACCGTGGTGCTCGCGGCGGTGTTCGTGCCCTCGGCGCTGCAGCCGGGCGCCTCGGGCATCATCTACAAGCAGTTCGCGCTGACCATCGCCGTGTCGATGGGCTTCTCGGCCTTCCTCGCCCTTTCGTTCACCCCGGCGCTGTGCGCCACCATCCTCAAGAACGAACACGGCAAGAAGAAGAACATCCTCTACCGCAAGTTCAACGACGTCTTCGACTGGACCACGCACACCTACTCGGGCCATATCAGCTCGGCGGTGCGCCATGCGCCGCGCTGGATGATCGTGTTCGTGCTGATCGGCGTGCTCTGCGGCTTCCTGTTCACGCGGCTGCCCACCAGCTTCGTGCCCGACGAAGACCAGGGCTTCGCGCTGGCCATCGTGCAGTTGCCGCCGGGCTCGAGCATCGCCCGCACCGAGAAGGTGATGGGCGACATCCGCAACATCATCCTCAAGGATCCCGCGGTCGAGGGCGTGTTCCAGATCTCCGGCTTCAGCTTCGTCGGTTCGGGCGAAAACGTGGGCATGGTGTTCATCCGCCTGAAGGACTGGGACGTCCGCGACACCACGGCCACCGAGTTCATCCAGCAGGCCAACGGCAAGATGCAGGCCGTGCGCGACGCCACCATCTTCGTGGTGAACCTGCCGACCATCCGCGGCCTGTCGCAGTTCGGCGGTATCGACATGTACCTGCAGGCTCGTGCAGGCCAGTCGCGTGACGAACTCACCCAGGCCCGCAACCAGCTGCTCGGCGCCGCCGCGCAGAACAAGGCGCTGGTCGGCATCCGTCCGAACACGCTCGAAGACGCTCCGCTGCTCCAGCTCAACGTCGATCGCACGCAGGCGCAGAGCATGGGCCTGTCGGTCAGCGACGTGTACACGGCCATCCAGCTCACGCTGGCCCCGGTGTACGTCAACGACTTCCAGTACGGCGGCCGCGTGAAGCGCGTGATGGTCCAGGCCGATGCCCCGTATCGCATGGGCACCAACGCGTTCGAGCACATCTTCACGCCGAGCGGCAACGCGCAGGCCACCACGGCGTCCGGGACCACCGGCGGCTCGGTCGCCAGCACGTCCACCGCCACCGACAACGCCATGGTGCCGCTGTCGAGCGTGGTGCATACGAAGTGGACGATGGCCGCGCCCAGCCTCACCCGCTACAACGGTTACTCGGCCGTGGAAATCGTGGGCAACAACGCCCCCGGTTATTCCACCGGCCAGGCGATGGGCATCGTCGAGGAGATCGTCAACGACAAGCTGCCCAAGGGCTTCGGCTATGACTGGACCGGCCAGTCCTACCAGGAAATCCTGGCGGGCAACTCGGCCACCATGCTCATGGTGCTGTCCATCGTGATCGTGTTCCTGTGCCTCGCCGCCCTGTACGAAAGCTGGTCCATCCCGGTGGCCGTGCTGCTGGTGGTGCCGCTGGGCATGCTGGGTACGGTGGTGTTCTCGATGCTGCGCGGCCTGCCGAACGACATCTACTTCAAGATCGGCCTCATCACCGTCATCGGCCTGGCGGCGAAGAACGCGATCCTGATCGTGGAGTTCGCGGTGGAGCAGCAGCAGGGAGGCAAGACGCTGCGCGACTCGGTGGTGGAAGCCGCCCGGCTGCGACTGCGCCCCATCCTGATGACCTCGATGGCGTTCATCCTCGGCGTGCTGCCGCTGGCGATCTCCACCGGCGCGGGCGCCAACTCCCGCCACGCCATCGGCACCGGCGTGATCGGCGGCATGCTGTTCGCCACCTTCCTCGGCCTGCTGCTGATCCCCGTGTTCTACGTGGTGGTTCGCCGCATGCTGGGCGACAAGCTCGACGAGGCCTCGCGGAAGCTGCCGCACCATGGCCCCGACGATGGCCATGACCCGCACGGTGGCGGCGACGGCCCCGGTCCCGTGAACACGGGTCCGCACGCGCCGAACGTCGGCGACGTGAGGGCCTTCGATTCGGACCCCCGCAGGGGCACGGATCGACCGTAA
- a CDS encoding ArsR/SmtB family transcription factor, translating to MDLSTASTVLRLLADPTRVRLLALLDREELTVAELAAVLHLAQPRVSTHLAKLKEAELVRDRRAGVSAYYRANAEADPTLAALVASLRDTLSDALLREDAERLPAVLAQRARSEGWADTVAGDMERHYSPGRTWETLARSLLQLLETGDVLDIASGDGVTAELLAPHAHSIVCIDSSERVADAARQRLAAFSNVEVRQGDMHALDLGDRRFDLVLLMHALTYSEHPDEVFRQVASVLKPGGRVLAATLGEHDHRAVVEPFDHRNLGFDCDGLSALARDAGLDVVSCERLSRERRAPHFEVISLLARKP from the coding sequence ATGGATCTCTCGACCGCCTCCACGGTGCTGCGGCTCCTGGCGGATCCAACCCGTGTCCGCCTGCTCGCCCTGCTCGACCGCGAGGAACTCACCGTGGCCGAACTGGCCGCCGTGCTCCACCTCGCCCAGCCGCGCGTCTCGACCCACCTCGCCAAGCTCAAGGAAGCCGAGCTGGTGCGCGATCGTCGCGCGGGGGTATCGGCCTATTACCGAGCCAACGCCGAAGCCGACCCCACCCTGGCCGCGCTGGTGGCGTCGCTGCGCGATACGCTCAGCGACGCCCTGCTCCGCGAGGACGCCGAACGCCTGCCCGCGGTGCTCGCCCAGCGCGCCCGCAGCGAGGGTTGGGCCGACACCGTGGCCGGCGACATGGAGCGCCATTATTCGCCGGGCCGCACCTGGGAAACCCTGGCCCGCTCGCTGCTCCAACTGCTGGAAACCGGCGACGTGCTCGACATCGCCTCCGGCGACGGCGTCACCGCCGAACTGCTGGCCCCGCACGCCCATTCCATCGTCTGCATCGACAGCTCCGAGCGCGTGGCCGACGCGGCCCGCCAACGGCTTGCCGCTTTTTCCAACGTGGAAGTGCGCCAGGGCGACATGCATGCGCTGGACCTCGGCGACCGCCGCTTCGATCTCGTCCTGTTGATGCACGCCCTCACCTATTCGGAGCATCCCGACGAGGTGTTCCGCCAGGTGGCGTCGGTGCTCAAACCCGGCGGCCGCGTGCTGGCCGCCACCCTGGGCGAGCACGACCACCGCGCGGTGGTCGAGCCCTTCGACCATCGCAACCTCGGTTTCGACTGCGACGGACTCTCCGCCCTGGCGCGCGACGCGGGCCTGGACGTGGTCAGTTGCGAGCGGCTGAGCCGCGAGCGCCGCGCGCCGCATTTCGAAGTCATCAGCCTGCTCGCCCGCAAGCCCTGA